Proteins from a single region of Chromobacterium sp. ATCC 53434:
- a CDS encoding LysR substrate-binding domain-containing protein, producing MRRTLLDLDALHSFACGVELAGFARAAERLHRSTSAVSAQLKKLEQQAGAPILQKSGRGLEPTPAGEILLSYARRLLELNDEALQAVGGAFLAGGVRLGLAEDFGEGLLPDALGRFARACPDVHVEVRVGRSLDLQRALRQGELDLALLWSDGAPWPHQDQLGQMPLRWIAGAASPRRSADRPLPLAMFDAPCLVRRQACDALDQAGQPWRVAVSGSSLAGLWSAVRAGLGISARTVLGLPPDLRPLDPAASGLPPLPRLELALWRAQTPLPDAAERLRHILLDGASAQIAAASASAGVEADTAKDDN from the coding sequence ATGCGTCGCACCTTGTTGGACCTGGACGCGCTGCACAGCTTCGCCTGCGGCGTCGAGCTCGCCGGTTTCGCCCGCGCCGCCGAGCGGCTGCACCGCTCGACCTCCGCCGTCAGCGCCCAATTGAAAAAGCTGGAACAACAGGCCGGCGCGCCGATACTGCAAAAGAGCGGCCGCGGCCTGGAGCCGACGCCGGCCGGCGAGATCCTGCTGTCCTACGCCCGCAGGCTGCTGGAGTTGAACGACGAGGCGCTGCAGGCGGTCGGCGGCGCCTTTCTCGCCGGCGGCGTGCGGCTGGGACTGGCCGAGGACTTCGGCGAGGGCCTGCTGCCCGACGCGCTGGGCCGCTTCGCCCGCGCCTGTCCGGACGTGCATGTGGAAGTGCGAGTGGGCCGCAGCCTGGACTTGCAGCGGGCGCTGCGCCAGGGCGAGCTCGATCTGGCGCTGCTGTGGAGCGACGGCGCGCCGTGGCCGCACCAGGACCAGCTGGGCCAGATGCCGCTGCGCTGGATCGCCGGCGCCGCCTCGCCGCGCCGGTCCGCCGACCGGCCGTTGCCGCTGGCGATGTTCGATGCGCCGTGCCTGGTGCGCCGCCAGGCCTGCGACGCGCTGGACCAGGCCGGCCAGCCGTGGCGGGTGGCGGTCAGCGGCAGCAGCCTGGCCGGGCTGTGGTCGGCGGTGCGCGCCGGACTGGGCATCAGCGCCCGCACGGTGCTGGGCCTGCCGCCGGACCTGCGGCCACTGGACCCGGCCGCGTCCGGCCTGCCGCCGCTGCCCAGGCTGGAGCTGGCGCTGTGGCGGGCGCAGACGCCGCTGCCGGATGCCGCCGAGCGGCTGCGTCACATCCTGCTGGACGGCGCGTCCGCTCAAATCGCGGCCGCGTCGGCTTCGGCCGGAGTTGAAGCCGATACGGCTAAAGACGATAATTAG
- a CDS encoding carboxymuconolactone decarboxylase family protein translates to MFSASEALPRLAPKLDRLTRDVLFGDVWQGAALTPRERSLITIAALLPQSRPAALAFHLRRGLDNGLAAGELAEILTHLAFYVGWPAATAALEQLDAVLAEPSI, encoded by the coding sequence ATGTTTTCCGCAAGCGAAGCTTTGCCCCGGCTGGCGCCGAAGCTGGACCGGCTGACCCGCGACGTGTTGTTCGGCGATGTCTGGCAAGGCGCGGCGCTGACGCCGCGCGAACGCAGCCTGATCACCATCGCCGCGCTGCTGCCCCAATCCCGGCCGGCCGCGCTGGCGTTTCACCTGCGGCGCGGCCTGGACAACGGCCTGGCCGCCGGCGAGCTGGCTGAAATTCTGACCCACCTGGCCTTCTACGTCGGCTGGCCGGCGGCCACCGCCGCGCTGGAACAGCTGGACGCCGTCTTGGCCGAGCCATCGATATAA
- a CDS encoding tautomerase family protein: MPYARISLHRGKSPQYLRALADGIHQAMVECFAVPPADRFQLIHQHEPGEMIFDRDYAGGPRSDDFTLVAIQTGRPRSAEAKAALYARMAELLAASPGLAPADLMVVVGDGKMEDWSFSHGRQASQLSPEVLKP; encoded by the coding sequence ATGCCTTACGCCCGCATTTCCCTCCATAGAGGCAAGTCGCCGCAGTATCTGCGCGCGCTGGCCGACGGCATCCACCAGGCGATGGTGGAGTGTTTCGCCGTGCCGCCGGCCGATCGCTTCCAGCTGATCCACCAGCACGAGCCGGGCGAGATGATCTTCGACCGCGATTACGCCGGCGGTCCGCGCTCCGACGACTTCACGCTGGTGGCGATACAGACCGGCCGGCCGCGCAGCGCCGAGGCCAAGGCCGCGCTGTACGCCAGGATGGCCGAATTGCTGGCGGCGTCGCCCGGTCTCGCGCCGGCCGACCTGATGGTGGTGGTCGGCGACGGCAAGATGGAGGACTGGTCGTTCAGCCATGGCCGCCAGGCGTCTCAATTGTCGCCGGAGGTGTTGAAACCATGA
- a CDS encoding DUF4865 family protein, producing MIAMRYRIALPADYPMEIIERRIVERGHLTDGLPGLGLKAYLYSRAGEHGAVANAYAPFYLWRRSEGLRDFLSGPGFAALCASFGRPAVESAAAWFGEWRDQVAEARYATVETLPITAGTDMDALRREQRNWLAGQWDRDGALAVAAAFDPANWTLRRLVLSRLPPDPPGRGAVECYRVGRVSIGAPV from the coding sequence ATGATCGCGATGCGATACCGGATCGCGCTGCCGGCCGACTATCCGATGGAAATCATCGAACGACGCATCGTCGAGCGCGGCCATCTGACCGACGGCCTGCCCGGCCTGGGCCTCAAAGCGTATCTGTACAGCCGCGCGGGCGAGCATGGCGCCGTGGCGAACGCCTATGCGCCGTTCTATCTGTGGCGGCGTTCGGAAGGCTTGCGCGACTTCCTGTCCGGGCCCGGCTTCGCCGCGTTGTGCGCGTCGTTCGGCCGGCCGGCGGTGGAGAGCGCGGCGGCCTGGTTCGGCGAGTGGCGCGACCAGGTGGCCGAGGCGCGTTACGCGACGGTGGAGACGTTGCCGATCACGGCGGGGACGGACATGGACGCGCTGCGGCGGGAGCAGCGGAACTGGCTGGCCGGCCAGTGGGACCGGGATGGCGCGCTGGCCGTCGCGGCGGCTTTCGATCCGGCGAACTGGACGCTGCGCCGCCTGGTCTTGTCGCGGTTGCCGCCCGATCCGCCAGGGCGCGGCGCCGTCGAATGCTATCGGGTCGGGCGGGTCTCGATCGGCGCGCCGGTCTGA
- a CDS encoding methyl-accepting chemotaxis protein, translating into MKIAHKAGLISALVLAATLSTLSWLQYLSVADSIRTGKEQEVVQSSQVLAGQIANWLNGKLSQIQLMSETIDSNFSGERILEVFQRPMLKNEFKLVFGGLDSDGKKISNDPSWNPPPTWDARKRPWYPVAKAAAGVGLTDPYPDAASGEILISVVAKLTDKGAFKGAFGGDLSLKTVSEALNTATFNGAGYAFLLSADGKIISHPDAKLNGKSIADLFGGTAPALDDKVQEVVVDGHRLMVAFHPLEKLQAAKWLVGVVLDEDKVMAEARQIGWRGLWGAVIGVVLSMAILSSLMQQILRRPLQQLKHSLTELNSGNGDLTRRVDESSSDEFGEVARELNRFIAYLQRLIGDIRQISTRVSLGAEQSAGEARQSSGEASRLQQELEQLVTAIRQMAEAAGEMTSNAGAVAEAARLAHEETGSRVALVTQSSQAIRRLADTLDETSHSMNELAEFSKNIESIVRVITGVAEQTNLLALNAAIEAARAGEMGRGFAVVADEVRKLASQTQQATQEIRTMIEQLQRGVGEARQKMDESRERASSTVKDAEQISDMLLRIQDVISDINAKNGEIAGAVDRQSRMTQEINDSAGNIQHIGQRVSDAAQVQLQHCNDTATDVAEQDKMIGRFRLE; encoded by the coding sequence ATGAAGATCGCCCATAAAGCCGGACTGATTTCCGCCCTGGTGCTGGCCGCCACTTTGTCCACATTGTCTTGGTTGCAATATCTGAGCGTTGCCGACAGCATACGCACCGGCAAGGAGCAGGAGGTGGTCCAGAGCAGCCAGGTGCTGGCCGGGCAGATCGCCAACTGGTTGAACGGCAAGCTGTCGCAGATTCAGCTGATGTCGGAAACCATAGATTCCAATTTCAGCGGCGAACGCATCCTGGAGGTGTTTCAGCGGCCGATGCTGAAGAACGAATTCAAGCTGGTGTTCGGCGGCCTGGACAGCGACGGCAAGAAAATCTCCAACGACCCGTCGTGGAATCCGCCGCCGACCTGGGACGCCCGCAAGCGGCCGTGGTATCCGGTGGCCAAGGCGGCGGCCGGCGTCGGCCTGACCGACCCGTACCCGGACGCCGCGTCCGGCGAAATCCTGATCTCGGTGGTGGCCAAGCTGACCGACAAGGGCGCGTTCAAGGGCGCTTTCGGCGGCGACCTCAGCCTGAAGACGGTGTCGGAGGCGCTGAATACCGCCACCTTCAACGGCGCCGGCTACGCCTTCCTGCTGTCGGCCGACGGCAAGATCATCAGCCATCCGGACGCCAAGCTGAACGGCAAGAGCATCGCCGATCTGTTCGGCGGCACGGCGCCGGCGCTGGACGACAAGGTGCAGGAGGTGGTGGTCGACGGCCATAGGCTGATGGTGGCCTTCCATCCGCTGGAGAAGCTGCAGGCGGCCAAGTGGCTGGTCGGCGTGGTGCTGGACGAGGACAAGGTGATGGCCGAGGCGCGGCAGATAGGCTGGCGCGGGCTGTGGGGCGCGGTGATCGGCGTGGTGCTGAGCATGGCGATATTGAGCAGCTTGATGCAGCAGATCCTGCGGCGGCCGCTGCAGCAGCTGAAGCATTCGCTGACCGAACTCAACAGCGGCAACGGCGACCTGACCCGCCGCGTCGACGAGTCGTCCAGCGACGAGTTCGGCGAGGTGGCGCGCGAGCTGAACCGCTTCATCGCCTATTTGCAGCGGCTGATCGGCGATATCCGCCAGATTTCGACCCGGGTCTCGCTGGGCGCCGAGCAGAGCGCCGGCGAGGCGCGGCAGAGCAGCGGCGAGGCCAGCCGCCTGCAGCAGGAGTTGGAGCAATTGGTGACGGCCATCCGCCAGATGGCCGAGGCCGCCGGCGAGATGACGTCGAACGCCGGCGCGGTGGCCGAGGCCGCGCGGCTGGCGCACGAGGAAACCGGCAGCCGGGTGGCGCTGGTGACCCAGTCCAGCCAGGCGATACGCCGGCTGGCCGACACGCTGGACGAGACCTCGCATTCGATGAACGAGTTGGCCGAGTTCAGCAAGAACATCGAGTCCATCGTCAGGGTGATCACCGGCGTGGCCGAGCAGACTAATCTGTTGGCGCTGAACGCGGCGATCGAGGCGGCGCGGGCCGGCGAGATGGGACGCGGCTTCGCCGTCGTCGCCGACGAGGTGCGCAAGCTGGCCTCGCAGACCCAGCAGGCGACGCAGGAGATCCGCACGATGATAGAGCAGCTGCAGCGCGGCGTCGGCGAGGCCCGGCAGAAGATGGACGAAAGCCGCGAGCGCGCCAGCAGCACGGTCAAGGACGCCGAGCAGATCAGCGACATGCTGTTGCGCATCCAGGACGTGATTTCCGATATCAACGCCAAGAACGGCGAGATCGCCGGCGCCGTCGACCGTCAGAGCCGGATGACGCAGGAGATCAACGACAGCGCCGGCAATATCCAGCACATAGGCCAGCGCGTCAGCGACGCGGCCCAGGTGCAATTGCAGCACTGCAACGACACCGCCACCGACGTTGCCGAGCAGGACAAGATGATAGGACGGTTCCGGCTGGAATGA